One Ahaetulla prasina isolate Xishuangbanna chromosome 1, ASM2864084v1, whole genome shotgun sequence DNA window includes the following coding sequences:
- the PTPMT1 gene encoding LOW QUALITY PROTEIN: phosphatidylglycerophosphatase and protein-tyrosine phosphatase 1 (The sequence of the model RefSeq protein was modified relative to this genomic sequence to represent the inferred CDS: inserted 2 bases in 1 codon), whose product MPVPAVPSPAPPPFPENSSRQPRGPWEEGLADLTMVISAALGPGLARLLYYPTLLYTLVRARLPGSQRPWFSRIDRAVVLGALPLRGRCRQLIEQENIRGVLTMNEEYETRFLCCTPEEWEAMGVEQMRLSTVDLTGIPSLENLQKGVNFVLKHRECGNSVYVHCKAGRCRSATMVAAYLIQVHHWTPQEAIEVIAKIRPHIIVRHKQLELLEDFHKAVTDENPXQSQPKPTDTKHQVPQNKQRDNH is encoded by the exons ATGCCCGTCCCCGCCGTCCCTTCTCCGGCGCCCCCTCCCTTCCCTGAAAACTCTTCACGACAGCCTCGAGGGCCTTGGGAAGAAGGCCTGGCCGATCTGACCATGGTGATCTCCGCCGCTTTGGGCCCCGGGTTGGCCCGCCTCTTGTACTACCCGACCCTCTTGTACACGCTGGTGCGGGCGCGGCTGCCTGGCTCGCAACGCCCGTGGTTCAGCCGCATCGACCGCGCGGTGGTCTTGGGGGCCCTTCCGCTGCGGGGACGCTGCCGCCAG TTGATAGAACAAGAGAATATCCGAGGAGTACTCACAATGAATGAAGAGTATGAGACTCGCTTCCTATGCTGCACTCCAGAG GAATGGGAGGCAATGGGTGTAGAACAAATGCGGCTTAGCACTGTGGACTTGACTGGAATCCCTTCACTAGAAAATCTCCAGAAAGGTGTCAATTTTGTATTGAAACATCGTGAATGTGGAAACAGTGTCTATGTGCACTGCAAGGCTGGACGCTGTCGCAGTGCCACCATGGTTGCTGCTTATTTAATTCAG GTCCATCACTGGACTCCTCAGGAAGCAATTGAAGTCATTGCTAAGATTCGTCCTCATATCATTGTTCGCCATAAACAGCTGGAGTTATTAGAGGATTTTCATAAGGCTGTAACTGATGAAAATCC GCAGTCACAGCCGAAGCCGACAGATACAAAACACCAAGTACCACAGAATAAGCAAAGAGACAACCACTGA